A window of the Bombina bombina isolate aBomBom1 chromosome 3, aBomBom1.pri, whole genome shotgun sequence genome harbors these coding sequences:
- the MAB21L1 gene encoding putative nucleotidyltransferase MAB21L1, protein MIAAQAKLVYHLNKYYNEKCQARKAAIAKTIREVCKVVSDVLKEVEVQEPRFISSLNEMDNRYEGLEVISPTEFEVVLYLNQMGVFNFVDDGSLPGCAVLKLSDGRKRSMSLWVEFITASGYLSARKIRSRFQTLVAQAVDKCSYRDVVKMVADTSEVKLRIRDRYVVQITPAFKCTGIWPRSAAHWPLPHIPWPGPNRVAEVKAEGFNLLSKECHTLAGKQSSAESDAWVLQFAEAENRLQLGGCRKKCLSVLKTLRDRHLELPGQPLNNYHMKTLVSYECEKHPRESDWDESCLGDRLNGILLQLISCLQCRRCPHYFLPNLDLFQGKPHSALENAAKQTWRLAREILTNPKSLEKL, encoded by the coding sequence ATGATCGCGGCCCAGGCCAAGCTGGTTTATCACCTGAACAAGTACTACAACGAGAAGTGCCAGGCCAGGAAGGCGGCCATTGCCAAGACCATCCGGGAGGTGTGCAAGGTGGTGTCGGATGTGCTGAAGGAGGTGGAGGTGCAGGAGCCACGCTTTATCAGCTCCCTTAATGAGATGGACAACCGGTACGAGGGCCTGGAGGTCATCTCGCCTACCGAGTTCGAGGTGGTCCTCTACCTCAACCAAATGGGGGTTTTCAACTTCGTGGATGACGGTTCGCTGCCCGGCTGCGCGGTGCTGAAGCTGAGCGATGGCAGAAAGCGAAGTATGTCCCTCTGGGTGGAGTTCATAACGGCCTCCGGTTACCTCTCAGCTCGAAAAATCCGCTCCCGCTTTCAGACACTAGTGGCACAGGCCGTGGACAAGTGCAGCTACCGGGATGTGGTGAAGATGGTGGCGGACACCAGTGAGGTGAAGCTGCGTATTAGGGACCGTTATGTGGTGCAGATCACCCCGGCCTTTAAGTGCACCGGCATCTGGCCGCGGAGCGCAGCGCACTGGCCCCTGCCGCACATCCCCTGGCCCGGACCTAACCGGGTGGCAGAGGTCAAGGCCGAGGGTTTCAATCTGCTGTCTAAGGAGTGCCATACCCTGGCCGGCAAGCAGAGCTCTGCAGAGAGCGACGCCTGGGTGCTGCAGTTTGCCGAGGCCGAGAACAGGCTGCAGCTGGGGGGCTGCAGGAAGAAGTGTCTGTCCGTGCTCAAAACCCTGCGGGACCGGCACCTGGAGCTGCCCGGGCAGCCGCTCAACAACTACCACATGAAGACTCTGGTGTCCTACGAGTGCGAGAAGCACCCGAGGGAGTCGGACTGGGACGAGTCGTGTCTGGGCGACCGGCTGAATGGCATCTTGTTGCAGCTCATCTCTTGCCTGCAGTGCCGCAGGTGCCCGCACTACTTCTTGCCCAACCTGGACCTTTTCCAGGGCAAACCCCACTCCGCCCTGGAGAACGCGGCCAAGCAGACGTGGAGGTTGGCACGGGAGATCCTCACCAACCCCAAGAGCCTGGAGAAGCTTTAG